DNA from Kryptolebias marmoratus isolate JLee-2015 linkage group LG8, ASM164957v2, whole genome shotgun sequence:
tgtttctgctctgtggTGGACTTAATTTGTACCTGCGTATCTGGACATCAAACTGGACCGTTTTCTGTGTGTCCTTGAGCCGTGGCACAGTGAAACGCAGACCTGCCCAAAGCTGTGAAAGTAAAGCTCAAACATAAATGTCATATAAACTATTTAGACAAAACTCAGGTATATTATTTCAATTTTTACCTAGCAGCttatacaggaaaaaaagaatggtTTTGGAACGATAAACCCTCCTACAAGAATATCTGCTAAAGACAGCCCTGCACTCTTTGAAACTCTACATCTCTGGACGGAGAACAAATAAGGCTCAGAGCTGTTTCACTTcccaaataaaatgatttatcaCGTTCGAACTGCCTCTGTGTAAGACACGTCTTAAAGTGTCTTAAAGTTAAGATCGTTTCAAACAGGCTTTCGTGGAAAAGTTTTGAACAACtaaatggcctcagtttgaagaaacagagccTAATTCTGACCTGACTGACAAGCTAAGGGCTAGTCCGAGCGGGACCAAAACCAAATTGGGTTGTTGTCAGCtccaattttaaaattttatgcaTCTCTATGCAAATGCCATTGCATAAACCTTAACActtccatcagttttacatgattatttacatCGAATTTAATGGCTgtttgcaagtgcaaacagtGCCATCTCTAGGGAGTGGCACTGAGAGGCATTTGccactggaaaaaaatatcttgcctccattgtttataacctttccacaaaaccacttcagaagatctgaactattactTTAGGGTCATGCAACTAAGAGTCTTcctatttgaaaaacaaaacaaaacaacaacaattctGGTTCTTGATGAGCCTAAGGTTCTTAAAAAGTGAGAGGTTTCTGTCTGTCCTTCCTGGTAACATTTGTTAGTCAGTCTTCCTCTGCAGACCCATTAAAACATCAGCCCCAGTTTGTGGCTCAGTCAATAAAAAGAGGAACTTTTTCCAGCAGAAAGCTGAAGTTACAGGTGGAAGCCTTACTTCCCTATCACAACATTTCCTGACACATGCCAATGTTTCCTGTGCTATCCCCACAACAATCCACACAATTCATCCTCTAAACACCAGCAATTTCCTTTTCAAAGGGTGTTGCACTGCAAACCAAAACAGTGTTCTTACATTGGTACCAGCCTTCATTGGGTTGCCCAGATCACAGCTGAGGTAGCGGGTCTGGTTCTCGGTCTCATAGCTGCAGGTGAGCTGGGTTAAACTCTGAGAACGGAGAGAGGACACGCCAACATATTAGCTAAATAAAGTTGCAGATTATTTCTGCGTATTCTGGTTTTTTCTATCTTACCTCATTGCGGGCAATACCGCTGTAGTCAGATTCAGGGGGCAGGACTACATACAGCTCTGCCTCATACgctcctccctctccttcatTCCTGGCATTGAAAGTCAAGGTCACTGAGTTGTCATCACCGAAGTAAACTTCCTTCCTGTCGCTGTGGGTGCAATCAAAGAGACATGAAGATTAATTGAGTCAGTACTTGAATTTCTTACTTATTTAACTGGGTTTACATTGTGTTAGAGTACTATAGTAGTAGAGTACTAGAATGAGGAACAGACATTCTTGTATTTACTGAGTGTGTGGTTGATAATGAACAAATTAGAAGGTTTTCGAGTTAATTTGTCTGAGTCGTCACAAAAAATGACGTTCTTTCTGTTGTAGTAATAAAGTTATATATGCAGAACCTGTTGCTGTGAAACACCTCATTCCTTAAATCCTCCAATGCCTACCATTATTCACCACAGGGACTAAGAGGAGCATTTAAAACCATTtggggggttctgtggaaaagttattatcttacctgttgtagataagtAACTTTTGGAACAACCttagtttaaatgaaatgagTTTAACTTCAACAGAACAGATAAGCTAACATCAAGTCAGAATGACATGACAAAAGTGAATTGCTGATGTCTTCAAATGACTCCAATCTCCAAATTTTAACGATGGTTAATTCAAATATTAttacatacatttttacacCACCTTCAATTTGGTATTACATGATTATGTAGATAAGATCCTGTAACTACAGCTAGATTTAACACTTCGGATGTTAAATGCACGTCTGTCagaaatatcataatatttttgctggTATATTCatgtgatgcaaaataaaagtagtgacaaggtttaaaaagaagctTTCTATAAAATTTCGAtaactgcagttgttttaagataaaataCACTTTTCACTGTCCTAGGTGGGACGTGGGACTGCCATTTTTTTGCTTGTCAAAATGGACCCCTCTGACCTTCAAAATTTtcaagtggttcatgcaaacactatatattaaacctttacatcgtcgctaatttcacattacacagaagttgttttttaagtggACAGGCTttaccagaagtgctacagctagctgcttctgttgcaatttgtgcttgcaaataaccacagaattccatgtaaataattgggaaatgcaaaactgatagcAATGTAAAGGTCTATAACGTAGAGTTTAAATGAACAGCTTGGAAATTTGGGGAGCTGGACAGCAGtgattcactttggtcttggctgcgtTTGGCATTTGGACTTAAACTCCATTCCTCCAAATTGAGCTCAATCAAAAAGCAATCtttaacaggtaagatattaactgttgaTAAGTTTTCCACAGAATCCACTTCAAAGTGGCTGAACTGTCGCTGCCTTTTCTCATGATTACATAAAACATTGGATCTGCAGCTGGCCCTAAAGTCAACCATAGTCTGAGTCAAAGTGGCATCACGTTTTTGCAAACTAAACACAGGCTAAGGactaaaaacaccacaaaaccTAAAAGCCTCCCTGGGGGATCCTCACTCTAACAGGTTATGTGATTTGGCAGCAGAATAAAAGACCGTAGGAATGATGAATACCTCAGTTTCCCCAAATTCTACTAAATTGTTGTCATCCTGTCAACTCCTGCAAGTACCATTACATTCTGTGATTTAGCACaggacagacacaaacaacaagGTTGTGCTAAACTGCACTAATCACACTTTCTACATCTGTTGGCAAGCAGATTATTTCATGTGTGACAGATCGGCCATACGTTTTAAAAAATGGAGGCAGATGGTAGATAAATATAGGAATGTGAAATCAAAATGACAGAGCAGAAAAGGGAGTATCAGGGAGGTtgttatttttgagaaaaatgcTAACAGATTTCTTGAATCAGAGTGTGGCAGCCCCGGGTGCTCCTACCGGCTTCAGAGGCAGACGAGGTTGCTTTCTGGCAAACAGCTATCCAAACACGTTCCTTGATCTCCTCTGTCCTTAAACTATTCAGTAAATGAAGAGCAGTGCTGCTTACTGTTTTCATAAGATGGCGTGACACTCTCGTTCAACGTTATGGCTATTAAAACCCACTTTCTGGtatgttaaaactaaacaaagcagccggagcaacaaaaacagctgtatttATGCTTTATCACACAAATTAAAGGTCCTGTTTGAGCAAGGACTTGAAGAGTTCAGCGTCTGTGACCCTGTTCAGAGTTTACTGTGCATATTGCAATAAATTCTactttatttcctgaaagccATATGCTCTGGGATTTTCAGACAAATACAAGGATATGAACAGACTCACCTATAAACTGCGAGCTTCAAGTCAGGAACGCAGATGTTGTCCTCTCCACAGTCCAGCAGAATCTGAGCCTGAAAGAAGCACATAAAGGTTTTACTACAGAGTTGCTGATTTTCTTGCTCACCCAGATTCTCACAAAAAAGCACACTTTTTTTCACCTCCCAGCAAAAGGTGAATgataatggttttttttttttttttattttgctgttaacTATTTAGAGACGCATgagtctgtcagcaaaatatttcatgaacctctGCAcaggttttagtaaaaaaaaatgaaagaaaaagaaaaatctcagaatgtacatctacagctgaacatcttttgaaatcaacacatttcaagatggctgccacagccagctgacattagaaaacacaacaatggctataagTTAGTCAATTTACAATTCTAATTCACccaatttacagatattgagctaactttttgtgtggtagtagcggtgagtcattcccaacacactaAATGTGAAATTGTGCATGTCGttacttttgtaatatttgACTAAATATTTGGCTACAACTGTAATTTCTCAGCACAAActattttagtctaaaacgctgccatgaaaggcggctggtgatatgcgttccttcaagaaatgctaggcctttaattttacacaTGAAGATAATGCACAATAAATCACATGTCTGTTAAATGTATACAATATGATTTGTCTGACAAGATGCAACATGTGCCGTGACTAACACATTCCACCTCTGGCTTCCGACCACCAATatagactcacacacacacacacacacacctggatgcTTCTTATTTCCAAGAGATCATCACAATGCTGAGGTTCAGACAGACAATACTGTCTTATTGATGTCATGACAAGCACAGACATACTCTTATGAATCAGCTgttctgacacaaacacacctctttctttctctttctttctttctctccctgtgtttggtttaaaatgagGGAAATAATGAGCAGCTCAGAGATACTAAGCGTGCAGCTGCCGGCTTCCACCTCTCACCCACGCCCCACATCACAGCATGGCGTGGTGAACCACGCTTTCACCACACACTTCACCACCCTGCAAACCACAGCTGAATACGATCATATAGAGAGGGAGGAGCCTGCATCTTAGAGGGCGTACTGGGACATGAGATATCTGTGCtgaactgtaaacaggagcgatGGCACAGAGATTATAGTTTGTAGCAGAAACGCTACTGGATGTCTGGGTGACCACTGAACGTGTGGCAGAGCGGCGGCAGGGTTGCATCTCACTGCGGCTGACAGTGTGATGATGAAGATAAGGATAATAAATAGAAAGGGAGAATAGATTACAGAGAACAAAGTGCATCCCTTGTTATTATACCATCAAGAGGCTCTAATTATGAACACCATGGTAACCTCGATGCTGACTTGGCCACATGTTCGTCCTAGGTTGCATGTCAGTgtaagacagaaaaacactgttGTTGTACCATGAATGTACTCCAGTGACATCAGCATGTGAcataatgaagaaaaacataagCATAACTGGAGCTCATTTATCAAAGTCGTAGTCATTTGGTCACATGATATTACTTTAAGAACAGTGAGGGCATTGATACACAGTTTTAACTATTTCCAGGCtctaaaaaaatatctaataacAATATCTATAAATGATATAAATTAAAAGATCACTCATAACTCCTCACAGAGACATGTGGAAAATGTTAAGACAGGAGAGAGAAACTGCTCCAGGAAGATCAGACATCTTTCTGCAGCTTGAAAAGAACTTGGCCCAGCCGGTGAAATGTTACATGGCCCACTGCATATTCTCAAAGCATATGTGGAAATCAATAGAGCAGCGTGTGTCTGATCAGATCCAAGGTTGTGGTATAATGGTCACTCTTCACTGTTTATACAAAGCTGCTTTGACACAATATGAAGCAAgattaatgaaacattttggcaGCCCGACTCGCTCACATTTTTAAACgcacacacattaacacaagGATCAGGTtcactttctttgtttgtttgaaaaaaaaaaatcacttttttgacAGTTTGAGGATTGATGTTAGAGCTAAGCTTTGTCTCGAGGTTGTGGTTCAGAAATGGACCACATCTGTTGGAGGCCAAATTGCTTTGATATCTAGAAGAGACATCAATGAAAAAGAGCAACAGAAAGAAGTTTGAAACGCActggaacaaagaaaagaaaaagtaaaaaaaaggagctaaaactaTGCTGATTGCTATTTTCTAAATGTTCCAATCTGATAGGCATTACTGAACTTGCACATGGTGCATGCTGCACCATAGATGAaatgaagaagcagaagaaaaatggCTGAATATAGAAAGTCCAGATGAGCCAACAAATCGGTTTGTAGCCCATCCTGAAATATTAACCTTTAGTCTGGACCGATTCAACTTCGCACCAGTATCCACATAAgtacacagacaaacactccTCTGCAATAACTCACACTTTCAACCAATGGATCACAGCTTCAGTAATGGTCTATTGTGGTGCATATGGAGCCAAGCTGAAAGTCACTGCTATCATTTCACTTATCCATATACTTTCCAACCTTCACCTATGCTCATGAGCTATGGATCAGGATCAacagaacaagatcctggatagaaacggctgaaatgagtttcctttgTTGGGTGACCGAGTTTAACCTCACACATgtggtgaggagctctgtcctCCAGGGCGGAACTCAGAgtacagctgctgctccttgtCGAAAGAgaccagctgaggtggttcaggcatctgttTAGGATGTCTCCTGGGCACCCCCCTCCTGGAGTTTCTCTGAGAACGTCCCACTGAGAGGAGACCCTGGCTTGAGAACCCCATGAgattccccaggaggagcttgGATTTGCCTATGGGGTTGCCTCCTTAACCTGTTGCCCCTAAGACGCAACcttggatagatggatggatagatggatggatggatggatggatggatggatggatggatggatggatggatggatggatggatggatggatggatggatggatggatggatggatggatggatggatggatggatggatggatggatggatggatggagtaaCTCAAATATTCAAGGCCAAGTTAAAATGAAACTGCAACTGTCATgactacttttctttttttttttgctttatttttttaaatagtaacaAGCCAAGTAGTTTCCTAATGGGGCTTTTTActtccattaaaaaataaaaaataaaacaagttggCGCATTCCagcatctgtttctgccatcataacttattttaaaaggattacGAAATGAAAATTATGGGGGTTGAATATTCAAAGAACAATCAAAGCACTAACaacaaaatcaatgtttttgtctgaaatgcTGATCCCAAATGAATGGATTCATTCTTTTATCAAGGACCAGTGAATATTTGCCtattattaaaagaaacagCTCCTCTGTGTGGCAGATATTTTTTATCATCACCTCACTGACAATTAACCCAAACCCTTTCAGAACCACATATAAAACACCAGTGACCACTTATTCATTATCATATTGAGTTAAGGGAGTCTTGCAAATCACCAAACAGTTCTGAAAGAATACAAGCAAGTATAACTGATGTTAAAGTACCTTTTGCACAATAATGTTGGTGGTCTGATAGTTGAGGATGGGCCGTAGGCCATGGGAGTCAGCAGCAGCCTTTGGATCCAAGCTGAAGTTGAAGGCCACAAAAATAGGGGAGAGTTTATCCCTGAAGTCCTTCTCATCCTGCAGTTAGAGAAACACATTGCAGTTTAcataaaaccatttttcttAACTAATGGAAAAAATTGTTGTTCAAGACTTTCAATAAGTTTGCATTCTACCACTTCAATTCATgaacctttttagtttttactaaCAGTTTTATGAGGGTCATTGcacaagtttaaaatgaaaaaaggcttACTCTCAAGTAAATCTTTTTGTGCTCGCACAGACGTTCCCCGTGGCGCACTGTAATACTTCTCTGCAGCAAAGGCTCAAGCGAATCTGAGAACAGAGCCCTCTTCACTGCACCTTTCTGCTTGTGCTTGTGACTGTCAAGCTGCACCTCCACCTGGAAATCTGGAACACATAACACACAAATGAGCATTCATGGCATGATGAACGCTCTGAAGTCACCTAATGACAGGTTTTGAAAAAGACCTCTGTAAACTCACCAAGGCTCACACACAATGCAGTCAATGTAACTTTAACATAATGGCAGGGGGAGCATTTCTATATGAAGGATGGAGTAATTAAAGATAATAACTTGGGGCTGATAGGAAAAGTGATAAAATACAGAAAGGGATTGAGCATTTaacagtcacagaaaaaaatccagagACCTACTGCTGCAACAGTTGTGGATCTAAAACACTAACATTGTTGGCCAGTTGACAGCTTATGTGTAATAAGACACAGATGTGGAAAATTGGCTCACCTAGATTGGCCGGTAGGTGTTTCCCATCAGCAAATATGCAGAAACTTAGGTTGACactgttttggacagaaaaaaagatttgatgaGAAAAGCAAATTTATTAATGGAAAAGATTCagtaaaaatatacattacacacacacacacacacacacacacacacacacacacagacacgcacacgAGCCCAAACTTGTTCCCTAACTTTCTCACATTGATCAGTTTTCCTGTGTCAGCTCCTTACATGGTTTAAATTTACAGGAATAATGGGAATGTAACGAATAACATGagaaatattttgatgtttgGAGACAGGGCTGCCATCTGACCACTCTCGCCAGCTGGTCTGATAAAGCGGTGTGTCTCCATTTCCACCCCACACACCCCTCCCCGACACACAGAAAGGGATAGCAGAGTTAAGAGGGGTGAAATTGTGCAAAGACTCAGGTTTCAGTGCTGACCAGTCAGTGGCTGTCAGTATAAGCCTGTAGTTCTCTCCCATGACATCAGCTGCACAACATGGTGCTGCTGTCCAAGTCTGCAAACTTTGAGACCCCCCTAGCCTACCACTAACCCCACGCAGGACAGACTAAGGACTACAAGCAAAAACTGGAACAGGAAAGGGAAAATAGGGAGTTTGTTGGgaaaatacatataaaataGGTGAAAAATTAGAgcataaaagagaaaatatgcCTTCTTTTGAGAAGTATTGACATTTGTCTGCACAACTGTGTGTGCAAGCTCACAGGAGTCTACGTGTCCTGATGTTTCCCAGCTGTGTTTCACCACTAAACAATATCTCATTCAAAGCAACTGCAAAGACCTCCAAGCCCCTCCCCTCCCAAACCTCTTTCCCATTATCCCCTCTGCTCTCCTTTCACCCCCACCAACAACTCCTCATCGCCAGGCAACGTAGCATAATCAAGACATATGTGTATACAAGAGTTTCCTTTATGGATCAGGATGTGGAAAAGGGGTGAGGGGGGAAACAGACACAGGAGTGCAGCGTCAACCATGCCGAGCAGCGAGGACCCATCATCTGTTTCCTCCCCTCCCCATTTCTGGAGCTGAAGTGTGCACATTTGGAGGAGGCCAAAAACAGCTAACAATGCTCCTATTCAGCATGTTAGCAGTCTACtcctcaacagaaaaacagtgatATCGGGATATTCAGAAAATAGGTCAAAAACCAGAACCCTAAGAGCTGATATAAAGGTTATTTCTTATCAAGGCTTCCTGCCAGGATAGAAATGTTTATGTAAGGAGGAAATGAAGACAcccatctttttttgttttttttacagtgcaggCTCAGAAATCTACTGAGTCACAGAACAGAAAGAGCTGGGTGCTGGACAGTCACTCACCAGGAGACAGGAATGCTGCCGTTCCCACTGTTTATCATACAGTTCTTCTCTTCAGGGTTGATCATGGTGGGATAAACTGTCAGAGAGGCGGTGGTGTTGACTATGGGACGGGATCTATGGATTACAAAATATAGATACATTAACTGAAGAGATattgcatttttacttttactggcTAAAGGAACAATAACCAAAATTGTGTTCTATGTTTTTATACCTaaacacttgaataaaaacaaggtttaGCTTAGAAATGAGATATGCAAAGCCAGGTTAgtagtttttattcttcaacTGTAGAGTAGAGGCAAATGTGGTAGTGATTTATCAATTAACTGTTGCCcgtaaaacaaaacttaactgAATAACAGGATATGGGATGGATTTCAAATCAACAAACCTGTAAAGAACTGCCTTATTAACCCCAAACGCTCCGACAATCagatctgaaaaaacaaaagcaacacaattagaaaatattcataaaaagaGATAATATTGGTCAGAATACTGTTGTACATGTTGCAAATTCAGTTACCTGGGTATCCATTCTTGTCCAGGTCCTTAGCACCTCTGAGGGCAAACCCGAAGCTGGCAGGAAGAGCCCCAGCAGCCCATTGGCCCGCAATCACCTGAGACGGCTTCTCCTTCAGACCTTCAGAGTATCCGTTATAGATGTAGACCAGTCCTTGTTGGTCCTCTCCTCCAAATGGGGCGCTTATAGCCACGTCttcaaaaaatcaaaagttcagaaaaaatTTAGCTTTTCCAAATGTACTTTCAGTTACTTATGAACAAATGGGTTAATGTGATATGCATATTTTAGCAGTAAAAGCAGGTTAAATAGCattgaaaacaaaagtaatggCTAATGTCAGGAATTTCCCTTAGTGACATCAGTTTTATGGGGTTATAAAAAAGTTTGGAAAGTACATGAACAGTCATAAGtgacattttgtattttgacattttgactCCACCTTCCTAGTTCACAGCGTGGTTATAATCTGACTGAGTTCATGTGAGAAGAGAGAGATTATTGTTTGGAGAATTACCAGCGAACAAGTGTGCATGTTGATGCTTTTCTCTCTTgactgcttgtgtgtgtgttgattttcatttttctcaatACTGTAGATAGACGTCATGCCCAGGACCTGAGAAGTTGTACTAGCTACAGGGCTTGGAAAAGGTCAGTCACTTTTAAAACTATACTGGGCAGGGGATTGTAAGAACAATTTAtcacaaaatatattaaaaagcaAGATCAATAGATGTAGAATAGAATAGATGTTATTATTGCATGTCTTTGCGCCTAAAACCTGCCCATAGGTGATGCCAAACATCTTATTTAAAGCTCcctattaaaaaagaaaattaagctTAACATTTTTATCCTTTGCCTTACTTTATCTTCGTTTGCTAAtttgataattattttaaatcactcttttataaatttatacaaACCAAAGAAATTACAAGATAGtgcaaaatttttattttaagtgttttgtcAGTAAGTACAGCTTTTCCTCCTTACCATCGAAACCATCCTGGTTTAGGTCTCCCAGTGGTGCAATGGTGCTGCCAAATCTCCCAAACACCTGGGTGCCTGTCAGGTGAGGGTGAGGTACACTCAGCTCCAGGTTTAAAGGGCCACGCTGTAGATAAACATAGACCCGGCCCATCTCCTCCAGACGATTGTCGGAACCTCGAACCATTAGCATCGGCGCTCCCACCAGCAGATCAATCATCCTTCAAATATGAAGACACAGTtattttgactcaaacacacgGACACTTTAGGGTGTAATTGCAATATGTCAGctaagaaaaaaggaagaaaaagaaatcactaCTTACCCATCACTGTTGATGTCAGTTGTCGCCAATGCATAGCCGAAATATGACCCTATCTATGAACAAAAGAGTTTCCATGagttttaaatcttaaaaactaaagacaaaaatcttATTTGTACATATTAAAACTACTAATAACTGCTAGCTTCAGGTTTGTCTAGATGAGTACAAAAAGAAGACCGGAAGAAAACCGGTTTTACAGGTTAGACCTTGTTTGCAGGCGCTTTCTAGttctgatttattgtttgtctgcCATAATCTGAGACTTAAATGCAGCAGAGACAGCATGagttattcaataaaaaaatatgtggaATTTTTATCTAGTCAGCTGAATTATCACTGTTTCAACAAGCTCAATGctattttattcttaaaaccATATGCACAAGAAACCACATCCCTTTctcttaaataaatatataaataaatcattttaatttgactGAACAGATTGACTTGACAAAAGAAGCTGAGTTTTCAGACTTACCTGCTCACCGGTGTAACTCATCATGGCCGTCAGATTTGTACCATCTAAAATAGACACCTGCAGCACAGAGACCACATGTGGTGAACATCTTGTATTCGGGTCAAATGTAAGGTAAGGTAAGCACAGGCTCTGGTATGGAATTTgcttcagaaacatttctcaCTTTGACAATATTGCacagctgtctttttttcttttacgtTTCTCCACCATTTCCAAGTTTAAAGCCTTAGTGTCCAATTCTAAAAGCGCTTACTGCAAACGGAAGCCAACTTAAGATTAAATATTTCTTACCGAACCATTAAGTGTGGGTCCTTTTGGAATACCAGCTACAAAATCTggtgaaagaaacaaagatttagCAGAAATTATCTAAAAGTAAAGCTTGGAGAAAGGGCAACTAAATTTCAGTACTGACATTTCCACCTCAAAAGTCAACTTCTAATATTAGGTATTTTTACATTGGTAAAACAAGCATTTCTATTTAAATCTGCCTAACCAAACACCTGCCATGTGTGTTGGCTTACCTTCCACCTGATCACCAGTGAATTCACCAACGGCAATAGAGTAGCCtgtaaaatttgcagaaaggCAGATATCAGACTGAGCTTtcatggcaaataaaaagaacataagCTGGTATAAGTGTCAAGTTAAATTGGGCTTTCTTACCTTGGTAGCTATCATCGTGTGCAGCCTGGACCTGTTTGGTCTGGATTTGACCCTCCACTGACTGCATAAAATAACCTGGATAGTAAGCCTTGATAATGTCTTCCTTATTTGCTGAGATCACTTGACCTAAAAGAAGACACAGGGGAGAAAATTATAAGgtaaattaacttttggagattGGTTTTGATGATTTTCTACCACAACTTTTGATTGTCCTAACATACCTTGCCAGAAGTAGCTGCCTGGCCCACCCAGCACCACTTTGCCATCCTGAAAGATAACACCCATGAGttactaaaacagaaaagaacagcctcttgttttaaacaaacaggaagatggTTATTACCTTTGTAAAGTCAGCACTGAATCCCCCCTGACAGTAACCTTGTCCTTCCGCATCACTGAGTTCTTAAACACAGAAAGAGTAAGTAATCATGTCATATGGATGATACAAAATCTCGCCTCAAATGACAGATATAAAGAAATGTGACGGTTACCTGTCCGACAGGGAGCATACTCCACAAATTTGGTGAAATTCTGTACTGAGAGGTAGCAGGTTCCTGTAGCATCAGAACGGGGGATATCCTTTTCAGTTCTCCAGGAGTAAAGTGGGGCACAAGCCTGTAGTACATAATAGGAGGAGGGAGCACGAGCAGAGAGAAAAGTCAGGGGGCAGAAGTGGTGATGAAAATGGGGaacttttaaaaagggaaaaactttTCAAGTTCCAAAAATGTTCTGCTGAGCTTCAAAGGAATCTGAAGCTGAAGCCAGTGGTACATTTGTTTCATGATATTTAGGTAACTCAACCCAGATCACAGTCTGTACAATCAGGCAGCTAAACTCTGATGTCACATGgaagcacaaaacatgtttaatacGAACATGTTCAAGAAATCT
Protein-coding regions in this window:
- the itga5 gene encoding integrin alpha-5 translates to MALGRLRTKTPGTGACLARSSLCLFGLLVTFSHPSCDAFNLDAESPAIYNGPEGSYFGYAVDFYLSESASASVVIGAPKANTRQINITEGGSVFYCPWSLGQSNCHTIEFDLEGDRPSMTNSTIPQVDFKSHQWFGATVRSHGDTILACAPLYSWRTEKDIPRSDATGTCYLSVQNFTKFVEYAPCRTELSDAEGQGYCQGGFSADFTKDGKVVLGGPGSYFWQGQVISANKEDIIKAYYPGYFMQSVEGQIQTKQVQAAHDDSYQGYSIAVGEFTGDQVEDFVAGIPKGPTLNGSVSILDGTNLTAMMSYTGEQIGSYFGYALATTDINSDGMIDLLVGAPMLMVRGSDNRLEEMGRVYVYLQRGPLNLELSVPHPHLTGTQVFGRFGSTIAPLGDLNQDGFDDVAISAPFGGEDQQGLVYIYNGYSEGLKEKPSQVIAGQWAAGALPASFGFALRGAKDLDKNGYPDLIVGAFGVNKAVLYRSRPIVNTTASLTVYPTMINPEEKNCMINSGNGSIPVSCVNLSFCIFADGKHLPANLDFQVEVQLDSHKHKQKGAVKRALFSDSLEPLLQRSITVRHGERLCEHKKIYLRDEKDFRDKLSPIFVAFNFSLDPKAAADSHGLRPILNYQTTNIIVQKAQILLDCGEDNICVPDLKLAVYSDRKEVYFGDDNSVTLTFNARNEGEGGAYEAELYVVLPPESDYSGIARNESLTQLTCSYETENQTRYLSCDLGNPMKAGTNLWAGLRFTVPRLKDTQKTVQFDVQIRSKNENNSHSEVVSHKLEVVVQADVILQGVSRPDKVFFPPANWKVPKTYAVEQDVGPAVEHIYELVNNGPSQISNTLLELRCPLRVQGHTLLYPLEFSTEGSINCTADKYMNHLNLRLQRTSTESPVLALKAHEHHVERRDVHKNQLVNLTNLSCSNMDCWTLQCNVGLLEKGTTAILKMRSRIWAETFTEKAYKHNVLECLARYSVKKMPYAILPKHFPTGHKKVVTPVVWNKPDIENSVPLWIIILAILAGLLLLALLIYVLYRFGFFKRSVPYGTAMEKAQLKPQAASEA